DNA sequence from the Oryza brachyantha chromosome 5, ObraRS2, whole genome shotgun sequence genome:
ATCAAAGACAAATCTTACTCTAGTAGTCTGCAAAACAGTGAGATCAGTGTTAGCATGAAACTCAGTGTTCTTAAGAAAGAGACGAGGAAGTAAGCTGTGGGTAGctagttgatgatggaagaTCTAATGAACAACttgttttagttttgaatgaaatataaatacgAACTCTTGCAGCACCGCATTGATACAGTATGATCCATGAAGTTAGACATCAGATTATCCAATTAGCCTTACAGATTATATCATATGGAAACAAGAtagaattatataatataatatatgttcaTAAATAAGCAGATGCTCTAAAAGCAAAGCATAATCAGGGTTGCACTGGCCTGGAACAAAAGAAGACACCCCAGTAGGCCTACAGGTGCAGCAGCAAGAAGATTGTCTGCATATGCAAATGCACCAGCTATCCCTGTATTTGAAAATACTAGTTAAACTAGTGGAATTGGGGAATCACCATGCCAACATTTAATCCATCTTTAAACTTCATGTAGAAGTACAAATCCAGTACTAATTACAGAGCTCACCAAGTATAACAATTGGCAATCGATAGTCAGGGTCAGGGACAATAGTTTCCCTGGTCTTCGACTTTCTTCCAATCTGCAAAGGACACTTATTAACATATCATAGAAAATGTGAACTAATCTTgcatacatatacaaaacactGTACAATGCAAGCAACTCAAATTCCCTTTCACTGGTAATTAAATTCTTGGGCGTTGGGCAGGCCTGGATTTTTAATGTGCAATTGTGCACACAATGCTTATAAGATTATGCTGATTCGTTATATCAACTCCACTTGGATGTTCTAATTGGTGCTCAACTATGATTAAACAGAAAATGGTGCATCAATGCCATTATTTTGTGAAATAAATTGCAAGCCTCTTTTATCATGAAGGACAACTTAAAGCGAACCACAGCAAGAGGTACTAAAAAAGAAGGGTACACTACATTAAAAGTCTAACCACGTTTACTATTGTTGCACGCCTCAATTGCCTCCCGCCATGTACCCTAACAGAATTCCGTGATGGACTACCTAAATCCGCTCGACATGAAATCACACCTCGAACTGCAGAAgtagaaaagaagaaacaaatcatCTCACATGTACACCATTATGATAATGGGAGTGTAGTATATCACAGTAAACAGAGGCTACTATTTATTCAGTACTGATCACAAAAACAGCAAATACACATGATACATGGCCCTAGTTGCAACAAAAGCTGTGAGCTTTATCAGTCTCTAGTGATGATTTCTGGTACATGGAGGAGGCAGGTAATCAACCATTCACCACCAGCATAAACTATTCCAATGAAGGACAGTTCCCCAATCTTGCTTTTCCATATCAACAAAGAATATgtcattttttgaaaaaaaaaagaaggcaaCAAGAATATGGCTTAGCACGACTGAGAAGCCTATTAGTGCTAGCTTCTCATCTCAAGATCTATTGCAATTTTCACAAGAAAGGTCCTGAATTCCTCTTGCCCAAACAAACATGGCAATGACGACTCAGTAGACACCATCACCTTCACAAAGTTCACCGTTTGAGAGAAAGTGTGTGGTGACTAAGTAGTCAATACCGGCAGCAAGGGTTATCAGCCATAGATGGCAGGAGCCCATGGTTATGCATGAAGGAAGATCAATTCTTGGATATGAAGATGGTTACCTTTGGGAAGAGCTGCCAGGAAGAGGGGGGAAGATAATGAGAGAGCGGAAATCATTGCTCCCTCAGCTTATATTCCTGTTCTTcgagtttttttggtttttttctccctctGAATCTTCTGTGGAATAGAGAAGCACTCAAGCCCGTTCCTTGATCCTCCTCACTTCTTTTCTTGTGCTTTTTGACGGACCTTGTAAACAAGCACCCCACGTTCAGCCACAAGAGTTGCGCAGGGTGCCCACTGCCACTTTGATATTGTTTCTTCACAAGTATGGTTTACCTACATACAAACCCGGAGCACAGGGATTCCAAATTGTCACGAATACGCTACTGGATAGCATATGcataaagggaaaaaaatgtaacTTAACACATGGACCATACTTCACACAATGTAATCGACAACCATTTATTACAGTTAATGGCACAAAAATGGATGTGACTAAGTTTGCATATCCGATGGATTGGTTCCATTAGGCCATTTTCAGTGTTCTTTTTCATATCACAATTTTCAAGTGTGACACGTCAGCGTTCTAGTTTTGTTCTGTGAAATGAAAGGATATCTCTTAATggtctcttttattttatagttttatagaCTTGATAGAGCATTAAATTCCTACATAAGAGTAATTGCTCCATGAGAGAAAAATAGTAGGTGGACCCCGCACATGATCTAGATGAAAAAGAAAGGTTTGGCCTCAATATTTCATTCGGCTTTCATTTACTTGGAGACAACGCCACAAGCCTTTCACTAGGATGAAAAgagttctcttctcttttctaatTAAATTCTTGTCATGTTATCAAAAAAATCTGATGTGACACGTAATTAATACCAAATAAAAGGGCCACTAAGAATAGTCTTAGACACTCAGCATGCTACATTTGTGAAGGCCTGtccaacaagaaaaacaactaCCAAAACAACAAAGAGTTTCAATCGCAATGAAGGGAAAAACCAACaatgacaaaagaaaatttgacACAAACGaaccatcctttttttttttggtcagcTAATACCAAAAAGAAATATGAGATAGCTAATACAATACATTTACGGCGAATACAGCACaacaccaaaaaaaacatacttaaAAATGTGCAAAAGCATTTGTACTTGGATTTCTTTTATTAATCCTCCACcccaaaaaagttaaattgaCATATATTTGTGGAGCAATATGCGATACCAAAATCTACGCCATTAATCCCTTTTTTCATTAGGACGTCTATACTTATTTCGGTCGGTCACATACAAGATGTTAGTCTGTCAAATACCACTTCCATCATACAACTTTTACTTAGTCTCAAAACCAAGTAAAAAAGTTTCAGAAGTAACAGAATTGCAGTATGATACTCCACATTggcaggggaaaaaaagagggaagtacaaatatataattcctCTATGCAACATAAACATCTTTGACTGCAACAAAGACAATCTTTTTGGCGCCGACCAATTCAAGCAGAATAATGCATACGATAACTTGCAACGAAACAATACAGTAGTACTAATTACAGAACATTCCTGGGAATGCCCTAACCTGAtaagcgccgtcgccgcctcgtcggcggcgaagacGGAGACCACGCACGCAAGGCTCGTGTCCCTCAGCCGGCTGCTCGCGGGCGGCTGGATTTGGGAGATTTGgaagagagagtgagaggaTAACAAGTGAATGGATCAAGCAGCCGGAAGGCGGAAGGCCCGGAGGCCGCTTCACCTGCGCGTGCGACCGTCCGATGCGAGCCGGCGGCATCGGACGGTCCAGAAGCAGCGGCGCGATTGCCTTGCCCCATTCCCGTGCTGCGCTTTATCCACCGGCTTCCCCTCTCTCGCCACGGCGTCCGCTCGCACTGCGCAGTggtggcgccgcgccgcgccatggCCCCCGCCGTCCTCGCTCGCCtcgccccctcgccgccgccgccgcctccccagaagccgccgcgacggcgcggcccgGCACGCGGCGCCTCGCGGCGCAACTTCGCCATCcacaccgccgtcgccgtcgccgcggccgtggccgcggcgcgcccggccgccgccgccgcagaggAGGCGCCAGCGGAGCCTCCCCGTAAGAAGGGCTCCCCCGAGTTGCTGGGCGGCATCGCGAACACCAAGTCGTGGTCGCAGTACTACGGCAGCGGCTTCTCCATCCGCGTGCCGCCCTCCTTCGACGACATCTTGGAACCCGAGGTCTCTCGCGTCCTTCCTCCCTGTCCCCTGTCCTCCTTCGACGGCATTGTGGAGGGGCGAGCTCAACATTTTCCTTTACTTCGCCTGCAATTTAGGAATTCAATGTCGGGATGACCTACTACGGCGACAAGGCGAAGCCCAGGACGTACGCGGCTCGCTTTGCATCTCCAGACAGGTAGGTAAGTAAGGTCATGTTCGACTTATCGAGCTCTCTAGCATtttgagatatatatatggatacagattataaatttataatactcGTACTGATCTCAAGTTGGCGTATGAAATAGCTCTAGGAAGAAATTGGTTAGAATTTGTATCACTAAGTGCATTCAGCGAGCTAAGCAAAGGGTTGCACTGTTATTTTCTGTAATGCAGGTCAGAACTTGTAAGCGTGGTAATTAAGCCATCCAATCAGCTCAAAATCACATTCCTAGAGGTTTGCACTTGTTGTTTGCTATTAGTGTAGTTTCATTGGTTTTGTTTTGcctcctgattttttttctttatgtgcAGCATTTATCTtttgtaaaagtaaaataatggTAGAGCACAGGTTTGTAAAAGAATTTCTGAGTTGGTCATGATGCAAGATGTTACGATGATTTTATAGTCCTGATGCTCTCAACTCTGTGGAGTGGCCAACAGCCCATTCCCCAATTCCTTGGTCATCTTTCTCCTGTTTAATCATTAGAGTAGCTTACGTTTACACTGTAGTGAGTAGTTACTATAAATTGATTTACAATATTATGCGCTTTATATGATGATAACTCACCATCTTTGGTAAACACTCCTAAACAATAATAAGAATCATGTACAAGTAAATACACCATTGATAACATTGGCAAGTCCCAATTAGTAATTATCTTCATAATGAACTATAGTAGCATTGATTCACATAGAGGCGCCAAACATTACACTTTTGGCTCCAACTGACTGCTAGAAACTGGTAGAGCACTAATAGGTGCAGCAGCGTTGTTCAAAATGTTGCTTGATATCAACAATTCTGTTTTTAATCAAGGCCCAAAGAAATGCTTTTTTGAATATTTAATATTGCACAATGTACACAATCagttataaaattatgttCTGACACAAACATTGGTTTTCAGGCCAAAGATATAACGGACCTGGGCACTTTAAAGGAGGCATCAAAGATATTTGTACCTGGTGATTACTGTTATCTTATACTTCAGAGatgatataatttgtttttacaaTAAGTTTCTAAGATGAATTGGAACGCAGAGAGTATACGGTTTCACTTATCAAAGGAAACTGCTAACTCTTGATCTAGCTTCTTGTGTGGACACTGCTGTAAATATGATGCTTCACCTGAATGATCTAACATCACGTTTACAAATTGAAGGGGTACATTATCTTAGCAATGTTCTTATGATGTAAAGTTTTGGTTAATTTtgcatcatttttaaaatagatgtCTAGCAGGGAAGTGCACTATTAACTGCTTCACAAGGTCACATGCTTACATTGAATTTTGAGCTGTTTGTTTGACATTGTACAACTTTATCATTGTCTAATGTTTTTGTCTTCataaaactttgatgaaaattgATGCTTGATATGTCGAAATACAAACCCATATCCATTATTTGTTTCCAGAACATAATTATATGAGAAAACATGAAGCGAAAATATTCTGTTAGCATGCCTGCTAGAATGATGTACTCATTTGGAAATATCTGACTTAGCTCTTgcaatttatttgtaattcTTTTGCATCATTTCATAGGTGGTGCAAAATTATACTCAGCTCGGACAATTAAAGTTAAGGATGAAGAAGATATAAGGTACTATATGACCTTTATATTTATTCTGAGACAAAAAGAattaagccaaaaaaaaacttatccCTCATCAATAGCTGTCCAAATTTGGACAGAATTGTTCTTGTATTTTCATTTTGGTCATGAGAGATTGGTTCTGCAGGACATATTACTTCTATGAGTTTGGTCTGGACAAAGAACATGTTGCTGTAATGGCTACTGTTAATAGTGGAAAGGTATTTACTCATTTCCTTTATGCTCTTAAAGAAAAGATATTTCTTGCTTTACGGTGGCAATTTTATTCTGGAAACATTTTTCCTGTCttcatgtttgttttgttgttgctGTCCTGACTCCTGTTGTAAGTCATCTACATTCTGAATTAACTAGTCAAAACCTCCATTCATCCCTACAAATTGCAAGCACCAACAAGCATAAAGGCAATCATTGAATTGTTGGCTATAGATTGTGAGACAATAAAAGAGTAAAATTACACCTCTGGCCACTTGATCATGCATGTGCTGACTGCAGATAATATTTACTTCTATTAAGTAACATACTGCTCACTATAGATAATACTCGATTCTGTTAAGTAATTGGTTGACCAACTTTGTGTATGTTTGGAAAAAAAGGTAGTGGTGTGATTTTCTGTGCTAGATAACGAAGGGATGATATAACATAAGATTGTGAGAAAATATTGCCTTCCCTTTTGGGGGGAATCAACACTCAACCTACGATCCTGGTTCCATTCGATTCttaaaagtttgtttttttgtgtcGGAGGTATCCTAAAGcaaaataatcattttatTGCCAGCAGAAGAAATTATTGTTTGGCAAGAACAACAGCGGCccaaatatattgatatgcCATGCCGAAAGCTTGTAATCTGTAGCTTTATCTTAGAGATTTAATGAccttatcaatttattttgtttttaattactGGACTTTGTCCTTCTATTTGCATCACAGTATTTAATTTGAATTGCCATGTGTGATGTGTCGACAGACATATATTGCCGGCGCCACTGCTCCAGAGACAAAGTGGGATGATGATGGTGTTAAGTTGCGATCAGCTGCTGTATCTTTGTCTATTTCATGATGCAATGCAGAATACCAATCATTTATTCAGAATTTCTGTCTGCAACTGCATAGATGAATTACATCAACTTATTTTTCGGTTGTGGATATAGGG
Encoded proteins:
- the LOC102721274 gene encoding uncharacterized protein LOC102721274, whose amino-acid sequence is MISALSLSSPLFLAALPKVRGVISCRADLGSPSRNSVRVHGGRQLRRATIVNVIGRKSKTRETIVPDPDYRLPIVILGIAGAFAYADNLLAAAPVGLLGCLLLFQTTRVRFVFDDQALEVKVGDQLESSGENVFVGGKNRWKYSTFVNWELWWPQFPILVYFKETQTKPEGQIHFFPVIFNGRQLYDAMVERAGPSETSGPK
- the LOC102710307 gene encoding uncharacterized protein LOC102710307, producing the protein MAPAVLARLAPSPPPPPPQKPPRRRGPARGASRRNFAIHTAVAVAAAVAAARPAAAAAEEAPAEPPRKKGSPELLGGIANTKSWSQYYGSGFSIRVPPSFDDILEPEEFNVGMTYYGDKAKPRTYAARFASPDRSELVSVVIKPSNQLKITFLEAKDITDLGTLKEASKIFVPGGAKLYSARTIKVKDEEDIRTYYFYEFGLDKEHVAVMATVNSGKTYIAGATAPETKWDDDGVKLRSAAVSLSIS